A window of the Verminephrobacter eiseniae EF01-2 genome harbors these coding sequences:
- a CDS encoding IS481-like element ISVei2 family transposase, with translation MSMALHKNARTTPAVRAEIAASSQTASVLAQRYGITEQTVYKWKKREVFVDRCHTAHRLQTVLTPAQETVVVHLRRTLLLPLDDLLAVTREFLCPDVSRSGLDRCLRRHGVGNLDALKPREPTVTHQAFKSYEPGYVHMDVKYLPQMRDESRRRYLFVAIDRATRWVFVQLKANKTAASAQAFLKTLHKACPIRINKLLTDNGKEFTDRLFASGERQASGNHEFDQLCQALDIEHRLTKPRTPRTNGMVERFNGRIADVLKTHRFDSREDMEQTLLRYVALYNHQLPQSALGSKTPMQAMKEWHQQHPHLFHKRPYDRPGCDR, from the coding sequence ATGTCGATGGCCCTGCACAAGAACGCCCGCACCACGCCGGCCGTGCGTGCCGAGATAGCCGCCAGTAGCCAGACCGCCAGTGTCTTGGCCCAGCGCTATGGCATCACCGAACAGACGGTCTACAAGTGGAAGAAACGCGAGGTCTTCGTGGACCGCTGTCACACAGCCCATCGCCTGCAGACCGTGCTCACGCCTGCACAAGAGACCGTGGTGGTCCACCTGCGGCGCACCTTGCTGCTGCCCCTGGATGACCTGCTGGCCGTTACGCGGGAGTTCCTCTGCCCTGATGTGTCACGCTCGGGGCTGGACCGGTGCCTGCGCCGCCACGGGGTGGGCAACCTCGATGCCCTCAAGCCCCGGGAGCCTACGGTGACCCACCAGGCATTCAAGAGCTACGAGCCGGGCTACGTGCACATGGATGTGAAATACCTGCCCCAGATGCGCGACGAGAGCCGCCGGCGCTACCTGTTCGTCGCCATCGACCGGGCCACGCGATGGGTGTTCGTGCAGCTCAAGGCCAACAAGACGGCCGCCAGTGCACAGGCCTTCCTGAAGACATTGCACAAGGCTTGCCCGATCAGGATCAACAAGTTGCTGACCGACAACGGCAAGGAGTTCACCGACCGACTGTTTGCCAGCGGCGAGCGCCAGGCCAGTGGCAACCATGAGTTCGACCAGTTGTGCCAGGCGCTGGACATAGAGCATCGGCTGACCAAGCCCAGGACGCCGAGAACCAACGGCATGGTCGAGAGGTTCAATGGTCGCATAGCCGATGTCCTGAAGACCCACAGGTTCGACAGCCGCGAGGACATGGAGCAGACCTTGCTGCGCTATGTGGCCTTGTACAATCACCAACTGCCGCAATCAGCGCTGGGCAGCAAGACGCCTATGCAGGCCATGAAAGAGTGGCATCAGCAGCACCCGCATCTGTTTCACAAGAGGCCATATGATCGTCCGGGATGCGACAGGTAA